The following proteins come from a genomic window of Streptomyces sp. NBC_00539:
- a CDS encoding MarR family winged helix-turn-helix transcriptional regulator, translated as MAEELALLVADVYEAAGALRRAGEALAGTEGQTQARWQLMSVVSEEPLPVARAARRLGVARQGVQRIANELVRDGLAQFRDNPDHRTSPLLALTGAGQRVLNAITARAATAHQAVGEGLTECDLAAVRALLRRLTRQTDAWTDAASVHEDDA; from the coding sequence ATGGCGGAGGAACTCGCACTCCTCGTGGCCGACGTCTATGAGGCCGCAGGTGCACTGCGCCGAGCGGGGGAGGCCCTGGCGGGAACAGAGGGTCAGACACAGGCCCGCTGGCAGTTGATGAGCGTGGTCAGCGAGGAACCCCTGCCGGTGGCGCGAGCCGCGCGCCGTCTCGGGGTCGCCCGCCAGGGCGTGCAGCGCATCGCCAACGAGCTCGTCCGCGATGGTCTCGCGCAGTTCCGGGACAACCCGGATCACCGCACCTCACCTTTGCTCGCCCTGACAGGCGCCGGGCAGCGGGTGCTGAACGCCATCACCGCCCGGGCAGCCACCGCACACCAGGCGGTGGGCGAGGGTCTGACGGAGTGCGACCTGGCAGCCGTACGCGCCCTGCTGCGACGGCTGACCCGGCAGACCGACGCCTGGACGGATGCCGCGAGCGTGCACGAGGACGACGCGTGA
- a CDS encoding DUF1398 family protein, with translation MTSDAISRLHAAMERGAAARPKVGGFPYLAESLRQAGVTHCRMAVPSNAFLYLTRHGDIVVQGEPLVTGFTLAPQFDEAAVIAALRADQAGETTFHEFVRGCWNAGIVWYDVDTATRTCTYYGANGDSYTEDYPSVTLP, from the coding sequence ATGACCAGCGATGCGATCAGCCGCCTGCACGCCGCCATGGAACGCGGGGCGGCCGCCCGCCCCAAGGTCGGCGGCTTTCCCTATCTCGCCGAAAGCCTGCGCCAGGCCGGCGTGACCCATTGCCGCATGGCCGTCCCGTCCAACGCCTTCCTGTACCTGACCCGGCACGGCGACATCGTGGTCCAGGGCGAGCCGCTGGTCACCGGCTTCACGCTCGCACCGCAGTTCGATGAGGCGGCCGTAATCGCAGCGCTGCGTGCGGATCAAGCCGGTGAGACGACGTTCCACGAGTTCGTCCGCGGCTGCTGGAATGCGGGGATCGTCTGGTATGACGTCGACACTGCTACCCGCACCTGCACCTACTACGGCGCCAACGGCGACTCGTACACCGAGGACTACCCCTCCGTCACCCTCCCCTGA
- a CDS encoding IS5 family transposase (programmed frameshift), translating into MSTRPWIVDDDLWALIERLLPSWLERSPGPRPVADRLCLQGILYVLCNDIAWQLLPPELGFGSGQTCWRRLERWQQAGVFDQLHRILLAELNAAGRLDWSRACVDGPHPREKGGADTGPSPVDRRKTGSKHHLICDGRGTPPKVITTAANVNDVTQTLALVDGIPPVAGRPGRPRRRPEALLGDKGYDSNPNRDELRKRRILPVISRKGSPNNKGMGKLRYVVEQTFALLHHFKRLAVRWERRTELHDAFVSLACSLICWRRLNKRDS; encoded by the exons GTGAGTACTCGGCCGTGGATCGTGGACGACGACTTGTGGGCATTGATCGAGCGGCTGCTGCCGTCCTGGCTGGAGAGGTCACCAGGGCCGCGGCCGGTAGCTGACCGTCTGTGTCTGCAAGGCATCCTGTACGTGCTCTGTAACGACATCGCCTGGCAACTCCTGCCTCCCGAGCTCGGATTCGGATCAGGGCAGACCTGTTGGCGCAGACTGGAGCGGTGGCAGCAAGCCGGGGTCTTCGACCAGCTGCACCGCATCCTGCTCGCCGAGCTGAACGCGGCCGGCCGCCTCGACTGGTCCAGGGCCTGCGTGGACGGC CCACATCCGCGCGAAAAAGGGGGCGCCGACACCGGTCCGTCGCCGGTCGACCGGCGGAAGACGGGCAGCAAACACCACCTGATCTGCGACGGCCGTGGTACCCCGCCGAAGGTCATCACGACCGCGGCGAACGTCAACGACGTCACCCAGACCCTCGCCCTGGTCGACGGCATCCCTCCCGTGGCGGGCCGGCCAGGCCGTCCCCGTAGACGTCCCGAGGCCCTGCTCGGCGACAAGGGATACGACTCCAACCCCAACCGCGATGAACTGCGCAAACGCCGGATCCTGCCCGTCATCTCCCGCAAGGGATCCCCGAACAACAAAGGCATGGGCAAGCTCCGCTATGTCGTCGAGCAGACCTTCGCCCTGCTCCACCACTTCAAACGACTTGCCGTCCGCTGGGAACGCCGCACGGAACTGCACGACGCCTTCGTCTCCCTCGCCTGCAGCCTCATCTGCTGGCGACGCCTCAACAAGCGCGACTCATGA